One genomic segment of Sparus aurata chromosome 24, fSpaAur1.1, whole genome shotgun sequence includes these proteins:
- the cab39l gene encoding calcium-binding protein 39-like → MPLFGKSHKNPADIVRTLKENLAILVKQDKKTDKASEEVSKCLVYMKEILYGSNDKEPHTETVAQLAQELYNSGLLISLVENLQVIDFEGKKDVCQIFNNILRRQIGTRSPTVEYFGSHQEVLFILLKGYETPQVALNCGIMLRECIRHEPLARIVLHSDHFHSFFNYVEMSTFDIASDAFATFKDLLTRHKALVAEYLEQNYDAVFADYEKLLHSENYVTKRQSLKLLGELLLDRHNFTVMTRYISKPENLKLMMNLLRDKSPNIQFEAFHVFKVFVANPNKMQPIVDILLKNQTKLIDFLSNFQKDRTDDEQFNDEKTYLIKQIRDLKKPAS, encoded by the exons ATGCCGCTGTTTGGTAAATCCCACAAGAATCCGGCGGACATCGTCAGGACCTTGAAGGAAAACCTGGCCATCCTGGTCAAGCAGGATAAAAAGACAGACAAG GCGTCTGAGGAGGTGTCGAAGTGTTTAGTTTACATGAAGGAGATTCTGTACGGCAGCAACGATAAGGAGCCTCACACTGAGACGGTGGCCCAGCTGGCCCAGGAGCTGTACAACAGTGGCCTGCTGATCTCGCTGGTAGAAAACCTGCAGGTCATAGACTTCGAG gGGAAGAAGGATGTGTGTCAGATCTTTAACAACATCCTGAGGAGGCAGATTGGGACGAGGAGCCCCACTGTTGAATATTTTGGTTCGCACCAAGAGGTCCTCTTTATACTGCTGAAagg GTACGAGACGCCTCAGGTAGCGTTGAATTGTGGGATTATGCTGAGGGAGTGCATCCGCCACGAGCCACTTGCCAGGATAGTTCTCCACTCGGATCACTTCCACAGTTTCTTCAACTACGTGGAGATGTCCACCTTCGACATCGCCTCCGACGCCTTCGCCACCTTCAAG GACCTCCTGACAAGACACAAAGCGCTCGTGGCCGAATACCTCGAACAAAACTACGACGCT GTGTTTGCAGACTACGAGAAGCTGCTGCACTCTGAGAACTACGTCACCAAGAGGCAGTCTCTAAAG CTCCTGGGCGAGCTCTTACTGGACAGACATAACTTCACGGTGATGACGCGCTACATCAGCAAGCCTGAGAATCTCAAGCTGATGATGAATCTGCTAAGAGACAAGAGTCCCAACATCCAGTTTGAGGCCTTCCATGTCTTcaag GTTTTTGTAGCGAACCCCAACAAGATGCAGCCCATCGTCGACATCCTGCTCAAGAACCAGACCAAGCTAATCGACTTCTTGAGCAACTTCCAGAAGGACCGCACGGACGACGAGCAGTTCAACGACGAGAAGACCTACCTAATCAAACAGATCCGGGATCTGAAGAAACCGGCCTCCTAG